GCCCGGCGGCGTTCGACGCAGTTGAAGCGGTGCTCGCGGGCAAATCCCTGCCGAAAAAGACCATCGTGAAAGACCGGATTTTTGACCAGTCCGTGGCGAAGGACGTGATCGGGACGCGGCGGTATTGAGCGAAAGCCGCCACGAGGTTCGAGGCTGGTGTCGGACGGGAACGAACTCCGCGGCCGGCAGAATCTCTCGCCCATGAAACAGGTTGCCACCAGATTCAATGCGGTGCTCGCTTTGATGTGCATAGTCGTTTCAGTCGCGACTACGGGCGAAACAGGCGCCCTGTACTCCAATCCGGTTCTGGCCGGTGATTATCCCGATCCATCCGTCATCCGGGTCGGCAAAGACTATTGGGCGACGGCGACGTCGTCCGAGTGGGGGCCGCAGTTCCCCATTCTGCGCTCGCGTGACCTGGTGAACTGGAAGGTCGAAGGATCGGTCTTCGCGAAGCGTCCGGAGTGGGCGGTCGGCAATTTCTGGGCGCCGGAGATCTCAGAGTATCACGGGCGCTACTTCGTATATTACGTGGGCCGCAAGAGGGGCGGGCCGTTAAGCGTGGCGGTGGCGACAGCGGACAAGCCAGAGGGGCCGTACGCGGATCACGGGCCGCTGGTTTCGCAGGATGCCGGCTCCATTGATCCTGTACCTGCAACCGATGAAAAGGGGGACCGCTATCTGATCTGGAAAGAGGACGGAAACAGCCGGAAGCTGCACACCCTTATCTGGGTGCAAAAACTCTCCGACGATGGCACGCAACTCGCGGGTGACAGGAAAGAACTCATTCGCAACGACACTCCCTGGGAAGGCGCGGTGGTGGAGGGCCCTTTCGTGTTGCGGTGCTCGGGATGGTTCTATCTGTTTTACTCGGGTTCGGGCTGTTGCGGTCGCGGATGCACCTACGCCCTGGGCGTCGCCCGCGCCCGCGCGCTCCTGGGGCCGTGGGAAAAAAATCCAGCGAACCCCATCCTCGCCGGCAATAATCACTGGAAGTGTCCCGGCCATGGCAGCATCGTTACGGATGAGCGAAACCGCAATTTCCTGCTTTACCACGCCTACGACGCCGGGACGTTCGTTTATACGGGTCGCGAAATGCTGCTCGACGAAATAAAGTTCGGCGACGACGGCTGGCCCGTGATCAACGACGGAAACGGGCCGAGTGTGACCGCGCCGTCGCCGTTCGGTGTTACTCAGAACAGGAACGAATATTCTTTCTTCGACGATTTTACAGGCGAGCGGCTTGGTCCCGGCTGGCAATGGCCGCAGGGGAACGAGCCGTCCGTTCGCCTCGACCCGGCGAACGGCGGCCAGCTCGTGCTTGCGCCCGTCGATGAACACGCCGGTGATCCAGTGGGCGCGGTCATCGCGCGCTCAACCACGTCGGGCGACTACGCCGCGACGACAGTGATAGACGCGCGTGGGTTGAAACTGGGCGCTTTTGCCGGTCTGTCTGCTTTTGGCGATCCGGGGAACGCGCTTGGTCTCGCCGTTGGCGAAGGCAAAGCGGTTGTCTGGCAGCGTGAGAAAGGCAGGCACAAGATGCTCGCAGAATTGAACGACGTGACCTGGCCGAGTGTTTATCTGCGCCTGACCGCGACGGGCGGCAATCGTTTTCGGTTTACCGTGAGCTCCGACGGGCGCGAATGGAAAGGGATCGGCGAAACGGCAGAGGGCGGTTACCTGCCGCCGTGGGACCGCAGCGTGCGCGTGGCGCTGACCGTGGGAGGTGTCGTCGGCGCGGAGGGACGGTTCAATTCGTTTCGTATCACCCCGTCGTCACCGACGTCCGGCCCAAATGGGGCCGACCAATGACACCGGCTGCCGCCAACCGGGACTCGGCCACCGACCCGGCGCTGGTCGCCGCGCGCAAGATCACCAAACTGTTTCCGGGCGTGCGCGCCCTCGAAGACGTGGATTTTACGCTGCGTCGCGGCGAAATCCACGCGCTGATGGGCGAGAATGGAGCGGGCAAAAGCACGCTCATCAAGGTGTTGACGGGAGTTTACCGGCCCGACTGCGGTGAGATTCTGCTGGAAGGACGGTCCATTGATCCGCGTTCGCCGGCCGAGGCGCAGACACTGGGCATCAGCACGGTCTATCAGGAGGTCAACCTGGTGCCGCTCCTGTCCGTCGCCGAAAACATTTTTCTCGGCCGCCAGCCGATGAGACTCGGGCGGATCGACTGGAGGCAAATCAACCTCCGGGCGAAAGAGGTTCTCGGGCGCCTCGACGTGAACGTGGACGTGACCCGGCCGCTCAACAGTTATTCCATCGCGATTCAGCAAATGGCGGCGATTGCGCGGGCGCTCGACTTAAATGCCCGCGTGCTGGTGCTGGACGAGCCGACCTCGAGCCTCGATGCCAATGAGGTCGGGCATCTTTTCGAGGTGCTCCGCAGACTCAAGTCGCGCGGACTGGGCATCATTTTTGTCAGTCACTTCCTTGATCAAGTCTATGCGATCTCGGACCGGATGACGGTGCTGCGCAACGGCAGGTGGGTGGGCGAATTTCAGACGTCGAAACTGCCGCGCCTTGAGCTGATTGCAAAAATGATCGGTAAAGACCTGTCATCCGTGGAAGAAATGAGTGCGCGTCGCGAAGGGAAGACTGTCGCCGCGGATCAAACGCCGTTTCTGGAGGTCAAAGGGCTTGCCCGGCGCGGGTCAATGCGGCCGTTTGATCTGGAGATTCGGGCCGGCGAAGTTGTGGGACTCGCCGGTTTGCTCGGTTCCGGACGCACTGAAA
This Candidatus Angelobacter sp. DNA region includes the following protein-coding sequences:
- a CDS encoding family 43 glycosylhydrolase, which translates into the protein MKQVATRFNAVLALMCIVVSVATTGETGALYSNPVLAGDYPDPSVIRVGKDYWATATSSEWGPQFPILRSRDLVNWKVEGSVFAKRPEWAVGNFWAPEISEYHGRYFVYYVGRKRGGPLSVAVATADKPEGPYADHGPLVSQDAGSIDPVPATDEKGDRYLIWKEDGNSRKLHTLIWVQKLSDDGTQLAGDRKELIRNDTPWEGAVVEGPFVLRCSGWFYLFYSGSGCCGRGCTYALGVARARALLGPWEKNPANPILAGNNHWKCPGHGSIVTDERNRNFLLYHAYDAGTFVYTGREMLLDEIKFGDDGWPVINDGNGPSVTAPSPFGVTQNRNEYSFFDDFTGERLGPGWQWPQGNEPSVRLDPANGGQLVLAPVDEHAGDPVGAVIARSTTSGDYAATTVIDARGLKLGAFAGLSAFGDPGNALGLAVGEGKAVVWQREKGRHKMLAELNDVTWPSVYLRLTATGGNRFRFTVSSDGREWKGIGETAEGGYLPPWDRSVRVALTVGGVVGAEGRFNSFRITPSSPTSGPNGADQ
- a CDS encoding sugar ABC transporter ATP-binding protein gives rise to the protein MTPAAANRDSATDPALVAARKITKLFPGVRALEDVDFTLRRGEIHALMGENGAGKSTLIKVLTGVYRPDCGEILLEGRSIDPRSPAEAQTLGISTVYQEVNLVPLLSVAENIFLGRQPMRLGRIDWRQINLRAKEVLGRLDVNVDVTRPLNSYSIAIQQMAAIARALDLNARVLVLDEPTSSLDANEVGHLFEVLRRLKSRGLGIIFVSHFLDQVYAISDRMTVLRNGRWVGEFQTSKLPRLELIAKMIGKDLSSVEEMSARREGKTVAADQTPFLEVKGLARRGSMRPFDLEIRAGEVVGLAGLLGSGRTETARLLFGVDRADAGEIRIDGRAVVMNSPRAAIARRFGFCPEDRKAEAIIPDLSVRENITLALQASKGWFRRMPSRQQQALATNYIKVLNIATSDAEKPVRLLSGGNQQKVILARWLASEPRLLILDEPTRGIDVGAKAEIEKLIARLCADGMAILFISSELEEVARDSHRVVVLRDRTKIGELQGEQVDLSAIMRVIAGDEPKRR